In Thermosphaera sp., a genomic segment contains:
- a CDS encoding dual specificity protein phosphatase family protein, giving the protein MFKWIIENKLAQGPIPSPSELESLKKVFTTIIILTMPHENPLGGKYIELIEGHGFKTIHIPTRESFPPQLFELMKTVLRIEEEINSEGKILVSCKGGLGRSGTVTAAFLVYSGLEVYQAIKEVRRKIPGSLENKGQVSMVEAFSTLVKITTASFLKNYSSLIGKIEDRVEIAHASKTVQFTLELLNNLTIKGINTREVVLGSLTHFHNQTYRRMIIEQLGLSIDQSLLENPLVEFSHELDGLMDGRVVITQYDSHPGLVEITLLCDQDCGSIVEKAVSSRHLLVDLIEKEVRINWGYYLDYV; this is encoded by the coding sequence ATGTTTAAGTGGATTATAGAGAATAAACTTGCACAGGGCCCTATCCCCTCTCCCAGCGAACTTGAAAGCTTGAAAAAGGTTTTCACTACTATTATAATTTTAACAATGCCACATGAAAATCCGCTGGGAGGAAAGTACATAGAACTTATCGAGGGCCACGGATTCAAAACGATTCATATTCCAACTCGGGAATCTTTTCCACCCCAGCTTTTCGAATTAATGAAAACCGTTTTACGCATTGAGGAAGAAATTAATAGTGAAGGAAAAATCCTCGTCAGCTGTAAAGGGGGGTTGGGTAGAAGCGGGACTGTAACCGCTGCTTTCCTAGTTTACAGTGGATTAGAAGTTTATCAAGCGATTAAGGAGGTAAGGCGGAAAATACCGGGTTCGCTAGAAAACAAAGGGCAAGTATCAATGGTAGAGGCCTTCTCCACTCTGGTCAAAATTACCACAGCTAGCTTTCTCAAGAACTACAGCAGTCTAATTGGAAAAATAGAGGATCGTGTCGAAATAGCTCACGCGTCTAAAACAGTGCAGTTCACGCTTGAATTACTAAATAATTTAACCATTAAAGGGATAAATACTCGTGAGGTCGTTCTAGGGTCCCTTACTCATTTTCACAACCAGACATATCGTAGAATGATTATTGAACAACTTGGTTTAAGCATTGATCAAAGTCTACTAGAAAATCCATTGGTAGAGTTCTCGCATGAGTTGGATGGTTTAATGGATGGAAGAGTTGTGATAACACAATACGACAGTCACCCGGGATTAGTGGAAATAACTCTGCTCTGTGATCAAGACTGTGGATCAATAGTCGAGAAGGCAGTCTCGTCCCGCCACTTGCTTGTAGACCTCATAGAAAAAGAAGTCAGGATTAATTGGGGATACTATTTAGACTATGTTTGA